In the Sandaracinus amylolyticus genome, TCGCAGCGACACGCGGCGCATCACGGTCGCGTCGCGCGAAGAGGTCGAGCTCTCGATCGTGCTCGAGTCGGGCGCGAGCGAGGTGGCGCCCGAGGAAGCGCGCTCGGGCGGAGGCTCGGCGCGCGCGGCGGCGCTGTGGACGCTCGGCGCGGCGGCGCTGCTCACAGGCGCGGGCGCGGGCGTGGCGTTCGGGTTCGCGTACGACGCCGACACCGATCTCGATGCGGCGCTCGGCACCTTCCCCGCCGACGCGGGCGTGGTGCAGTCGGCGCGCGATCAGCTCCGCGCCTCGGCGCTCGCGGCGGACATCCTGGGCGGTGTCGCGATCGCGTCCGCGGCCGCGTTCGTGATCGTGCTCGCCGCGACGAGCGACGACGACGGCGGCGAAGAGCGCGCGGAGCCGCAGCCCGAAGCGCGCCTCGAGCTGCGCCCCGGCGGCCTCGCCGTGCGCGGCACGTTCTGATCGCCGCTACGAAGCCGCGCCCAGCTGCTCGAGCGCGCGAGCGAGCTCCTCGGCATCCGCGAAGCGCTCGGAGGGTGAGCGCGCGAGCGCGCGCATCACGATCTCCTCGAGCTCGCGCGGCACCGGTCGGCCGAGCTGCTCCGAGGGAAGTGGGATCGCGCGGTGGAGCACCGCGCTGGCGTACTCGAGCGCGCCGTTCGCCTCGATGGGCCGGTGCCCGGTGAGCAGGAGATACGCGACCGCACCGAGGCCCCACACGTCGACGCCGGGGCGCACGCGCGATCCCGTGACGCTCTCGGGCGCGAACCAGGTCGGCGTCCCGAGCACCACACCCGTGCTCGTCAGCGACTCGTCGGAGTCCGGCGCGTCGAGCTTCGCGATGCCGAAGTCGAGCACCTTCACGATGTCGCGCCCTTCGGTGGAGCTCGTCACGAAGAGGTTCGCGGGCTTCACGTCGCGGTGCACGATCCCGCGCCGGTGCGCCTCGGCGAGCGCGCGCGCCGCCTGCGCGAGGAAGTACACGACGCGCGCCGGAGCCACCGGGCCCTCCCGCGCGGCGAGGTCCGCGAGCGTCTCGCCGCGCAGGTGCTCCATCACGTAGTACCGGAGGCCGTCCTCGGTCACGCCGTAGTCGAACACCCGCACGATGTTCGGGTGCGAGAGATCGGCGAGCGCGCGGACCTCGCGCTCGAAGCGCGCGACCGCCTGCCCGCTCAGCAGCCCTCGGCCGACCCGGAGGATCTTGAGCGCGACGTCGCGCTGGAGCGCGGCATCGCGGGCCAGCCAGACCTCGCCCATGCCTCCCGCGCCGACCTTGCGGATCAGCCGATAGCGACCGAGGACGCGCGCCGTGAACACCTGCCGGCGCAGCTCCCAGAGCGAGTGTCCTGCGACGACCAGACCCGCGTAGGCGAGGAGCAGGTTCGTGGTGTTGGAGCTCAGCGTCGCGCGGCCCGTCACGGTCTGCAGCTGCGCGGCGACCTCGGGCTCGAGGAGGCTCCACGCCAGGATCGTCAGCGGATACGCGAGCGTCGGGAACGCCAGCGTCCACACGCCGGTCTGCCACGGCTCGTGCACGGTCGAGCCGCGGATCGCGATCGCGACGAACACCCCGCCGTAGTACGGGCTGTACGCACCTCCGGTGAGCGCCGCCATCGCGCTCAGGAACGCGCAGACCATCGTGAAGAACAGGGTCGTCGCGGCGCGCAGCTCGACGACCGTGAGCGCGGCGCCGCGGACGCGCACGTAGCTCCACACGCCGAACGCGAGCACCCCGCCCATCACCCTCAGCGTCAGCAGCTCCCGCGCGCGATCCGGCCAGAACACGGGCAACGAGAAGACGTCGCTGACGGTGATGAACAGCCAGAGGCCGATGCCGACGATCATGACCCGGCGCGCGCGGAGGACCGCGGCGAGGTGCTCGGACTCGTCGATGCTGGCGCCGGCCTGGCTCGCGACCGGGGATCGCGAAGGATGTTCGTCCACGAGCGACGAAGATGCACGGACGGCGCGCGCTGCGCCCGTCGCGATCGCAGCGCGCGCCCGGGATCACGCGACGCGGCGCGCGCGATCCTCGTCGCTCGCCGCGACGCGCTCGGCGCTCGTGCCGTGCACGACCTCCGCGAGATCGATCCCGGTGAGCGCCTCGAGCACCGGAGGCAGCTCGCCGACGATCTTCGTCACCGAGCGCGTCAGCGCCTCGACGCCCGCGGTCCTCGACGCGTCGCCGCCGCCCGCACCGCCGACGAGCACGACGCGATCGATGCTGCCGAGCGGCGCCGACACCGCCGAGACGATCTCGGGCAGCCGCGCGATGAGCTGCTCGGCGAGCGCGGACTTCGGATAGCTCTTCCACGCGTCGGCCTTCGCGCGCATGCCCTCCGCTTCCGCGCAGAGCCTCGCGCGCGCGCCGTCCGCGTCGGCGAGCGCACGCTCGCGCGCCGAGTGCGCCTCGGACTCGCCCTCGCGCTTCACCGCCTCCGCCCGCGCGACGCTGCGCAGGCGCGCGACCTCGACCTCCGACTCCGCGAGGATGCGCGCGCTCTCGCGCTGCGCCTCGGCGAGCACGACGATGCGCCGCGCCTCGGCCTCCGCGGGCTTGATCACGGTCTCCTCGAGCCGCCGCGCCTCGCGCGCGATCTCGAGGTCGCGCAGCGCGAGCTCGGTCTCGACGAGGGTCTGGCGCGCCCGCGCCTCTTCGACGTCGTGGCTGACCTCGCTGCGCGCGCGCGACTCCGCGACCTTCGCCGCGAGCGCGTGCAGCTCGGCGTCGCGATGGGCCTCGGCGCGCGCGATCGAGATCTCCGCCTCGAGCTGCGCGAGCCGCGCCGCTTCCTGCGCCCGGGCGCGCGTCACCGTCGCCTCGCGCTCGGCGTGCGCCTCGCCGACGCTCGCGTCACGCCGCGCGTTCGCCTCGCCGACGAGCGCGTTCTTCTGCACCTCGGCGACCTGCGGGCGACCGAGCGCCTTCAGGTAGCCCGACGGATCCTGCACCTCGCGGATCGTGAAGCTCACGACCTGGATGCCCATGTTCGCGAGATCCTCCGCGGTGAGGCGCTGCACCGTCTGCGCGAACGCCTCGGGGTTCGCGTGGATCTCCTCGAAGGGCAGCGTGCTGATCACCGCGCGCAGGTGGCCCTGCATCATCTGATGCGCGATCTCGTTCATCTCGCGCGTGCTCTTCGAGAGGAACATCTCCGCCGCGGTCGCGAGCGAGATCGGATCGTCGCTGCGCACTTTGATCTGCGCGATCCCGTCGACGACGATCGGGACGCCGAACTTCGTGAAGAACTCGGGCGTGAGGATCTCGAGCGTCATCAGCTCGACGCTCATGCGATCGACGCGCTCGCGGATCGGCCACACGAACGTGCCTCCGCCGTGCAGCACGGCGAAGCTCTTCTCGACGCGCTCGTGGGTCTCGGGATCGACGTACGACGAGCGCCGGCCCGACACGATGAGCACCTCGTTCGGTCCGACCTTGCGAAAGCGCATCGCGACGAACGCGAGCGCCAGCGCGAGCGTGGCAGTGATGGTGATCAGGATCGTCATGGCACCTCCGGAGGGCCCTCCGGCCCCGTGAGCACGAACGGAGTCACGCGTGCGGTGCCGCGCTCGAGCGACACCACGATCACCGCGCGACCCATCGCGATCGCTCCGCCCTCGTCGTCGCGCGCCGGCAGCACGATGCGCCGGCCGCGCATGCGACACGCGATCGAGCCCACGCCCGACGCGGGGATCGCGACGACGACCTGCGCGATCGCGCCGTGCAGCGCGTGTCGCGGCGCGGCGAGCGCGCGACGGGCGACGACGCGCCAGATCGGGATCGAGAGCGCCGCGGCACCGGCCGCGAGCGCGAGGATCGAGAGCGGTGGGTGGAACGACATCGCGTGTGCCGCGACGCTTCTGAACGAACCGTGCCACGCGTGAGCTCGCGAGAATCCGCGCGCCGCGTGCGAGCACATCGGCGTATCGCGCCGATCGAGCGGTGCAGAACACCTATACTCGAGCCCTCATGGCGTCGCGCGTCGTCGTGCTCGATCCGACCGAGTCGGAGCTCGCCCCGCTCGTCGAGCACCTGCGCCGCGCGGCCGGTGGCGACGCGGTGCTGCGCGTGGTGTCGGACGCCGAGGGGCTCGACGAGCTGCTCACGACCTGGGAGCCCGAGCTCGTGGTGATCGACCTCGCGCTCGGCGACGGCGAGCACGACGGGCTCGAGGTGCTCGAGCGGCTGCGCGCCTCCGACGAGGAGCTGCCGATCGTGGTCGCGGCCTCGCGGGGCGACGTCGACGTCGCGAAGAAAGCGGTCGCTGCGGGCGCGACCGACTTCCTGGTCCGTGGTGATCGCCTCGGCGATCGCGTCTCGACCCAGCTCGCGAAGGTGCGCCGCGTGCTGCGGCTCATCGACGACAAGCGCGCGCTGGCGCGCGAGAACCTGGTGCACCGCGACGCCGCCGCGGAGCGCTATCGGATCGTCACGCGCTCACCGGCGATGCTCGACGTGGTGCGCGCGGCCGAGCGCGTCGCGAAGGTGCCGCGCCCGGTGCTGGTGCTCGGCGAGCGCGGCACCGGCAAGGAGCTGCTCGCGCACGCGATCCACGCGGCGTCGGGCGTGCGCGGGCCGTTCGTCGCGATCAACTGCGCGGCGTTCGCCGAGCCGCTGCTCGAGAGCGAGCTCTTCGGGCACGAGCGCGGCGCGTACACCGGCGCGGATCGTCGCGTGCCGGGCAAGTTCGAGCTCGCCTCGGAAGGCACGCTCTTCCTCGACGAGATCGGGAACACGACGCTCGCGTTCCAACGGAAGATCCTGCGCGCCGTCGAGTACGGCACGTTCGTGCGCGTCGGCGGTCACGTCGAGCTGCGCTCGCGCGCGCGCATCGTCGCGGCGACCAACACCGATCTCGCGCACGCGATGCGCGAGGGCGCGTTCCTCGCCGACCTCTACGATCGCCTCGCGTTCGAGATCCTCCGCATCCCGCCGCTGCGCGATCGACCCGACGACGTCGAGCTGCTCGCGCACCACTTCCTCGATCGCTTCGTCGCCGAGGTGCCCGCGCTCGGCGCGCGACGTCTCTCGAGCCGCGCCCTCGAGGCGCTGCGCGCCCACGCGTTCCCCGGCAACGTGCGCGAGCTGAAGAACGTGATCGAGCGCGCGGTGTACCGCGACGGTCCCGACGAGATCGGCCCCGAGCACCTCGGCGAGCTGCACCCGCGGAGCGACGCCGGTGGGACGTTCCACGAGCGCATCGAGCGCCTCGAGCGCGAGCTGATCGCGGACGCGCTCCGCCGCGCCGACCACGTCCAGGCCGACGCGGCGAAGCTGCTCGGGCT is a window encoding:
- a CDS encoding serine/threonine-protein kinase, translating into MDEHPSRSPVASQAGASIDESEHLAAVLRARRVMIVGIGLWLFITVSDVFSLPVFWPDRARELLTLRVMGGVLAFGVWSYVRVRGAALTVVELRAATTLFFTMVCAFLSAMAALTGGAYSPYYGGVFVAIAIRGSTVHEPWQTGVWTLAFPTLAYPLTILAWSLLEPEVAAQLQTVTGRATLSSNTTNLLLAYAGLVVAGHSLWELRRQVFTARVLGRYRLIRKVGAGGMGEVWLARDAALQRDVALKILRVGRGLLSGQAVARFEREVRALADLSHPNIVRVFDYGVTEDGLRYYVMEHLRGETLADLAAREGPVAPARVVYFLAQAARALAEAHRRGIVHRDVKPANLFVTSSTEGRDIVKVLDFGIAKLDAPDSDESLTSTGVVLGTPTWFAPESVTGSRVRPGVDVWGLGAVAYLLLTGHRPIEANGALEYASAVLHRAIPLPSEQLGRPVPRELEEIVMRALARSPSERFADAEELARALEQLGAAS
- a CDS encoding flotillin family protein; translated protein: MTILITITATLALALAFVAMRFRKVGPNEVLIVSGRRSSYVDPETHERVEKSFAVLHGGGTFVWPIRERVDRMSVELMTLEILTPEFFTKFGVPIVVDGIAQIKVRSDDPISLATAAEMFLSKSTREMNEIAHQMMQGHLRAVISTLPFEEIHANPEAFAQTVQRLTAEDLANMGIQVVSFTIREVQDPSGYLKALGRPQVAEVQKNALVGEANARRDASVGEAHAEREATVTRARAQEAARLAQLEAEISIARAEAHRDAELHALAAKVAESRARSEVSHDVEEARARQTLVETELALRDLEIAREARRLEETVIKPAEAEARRIVVLAEAQRESARILAESEVEVARLRSVARAEAVKREGESEAHSARERALADADGARARLCAEAEGMRAKADAWKSYPKSALAEQLIARLPEIVSAVSAPLGSIDRVVLVGGAGGGDASRTAGVEALTRSVTKIVGELPPVLEALTGIDLAEVVHGTSAERVAASDEDRARRVA
- a CDS encoding sigma-54-dependent transcriptional regulator, yielding MASRVVVLDPTESELAPLVEHLRRAAGGDAVLRVVSDAEGLDELLTTWEPELVVIDLALGDGEHDGLEVLERLRASDEELPIVVAASRGDVDVAKKAVAAGATDFLVRGDRLGDRVSTQLAKVRRVLRLIDDKRALARENLVHRDAAAERYRIVTRSPAMLDVVRAAERVAKVPRPVLVLGERGTGKELLAHAIHAASGVRGPFVAINCAAFAEPLLESELFGHERGAYTGADRRVPGKFELASEGTLFLDEIGNTTLAFQRKILRAVEYGTFVRVGGHVELRSRARIVAATNTDLAHAMREGAFLADLYDRLAFEILRIPPLRDRPDDVELLAHHFLDRFVAEVPALGARRLSSRALEALRAHAFPGNVRELKNVIERAVYRDGPDEIGPEHLGELHPRSDAGGTFHERIERLERELIADALRRADHVQADAAKLLGLTYDQLRHYVRKHRR